The region ATTATATACTTCAACAATATCTGCAGTTTGCGGATTTCCCTTAATATGTTCAATTTCATTGCCGTATACCCACGGATGCCCTTGCTCAACCCGTCTGCCTTTGCCTCTTTGTAGAATTACCTGCACCTTTTAATTAATTTTGGGTGAAAATACGCAAAATCCTGAAGCAATATCTTCAAAATATCGTTAACTGGTTGTTATACAGCAATTTATACATTGGTATTTGCGCCATGGCATTTACTTATCAGGGTTATTATTTATTACATCTTGCCCCACAATTAAATTTAGTTATTGTTTTAAGTGGTGTGGCAACCATGTTTGTTTATTTGTTGATTCGAGTGGTTGCAACTAAACGCATTAACGAATATGCTCCTGAAGACCGTTGGGATTTTTTTAAACGAAACTTACGTGCCATGCAGGTGCTTACGGTTGTTTCATTAATTGCCTGTATTATTTTGTATTTTTTAGTTCCCACAAATGTTCAACTCATTTTATTAATTCCGGGAATAATTTCAGTGATGTACGGAATTCCAATTCGATTTAAAAAAGGTGTTTTCCGTTTGCGGGATATCGGTATTTCGAAAATATTTATGATATCGTTTGTATGGGGGTTTATCGGTAGTTTTTTACCGGGCAGCGTTTCGGGGTTAGATGTTTATTCAGAAGCAATTTATATACTTTTTATTGCCAATTTTTTATTTACGTTTGCTATTACCATTCCGTTCGATATCAAAGATTTGCAAATAGATGCACAACATCATGTTAAAACCATTCCGGCAATTATTGGTAAAGAAAAGAGTTATATACTTGCTTTTACAGCACTGCTACTGAGTGGTATATTTCATATTTATTTGCAGAATAATTATTTGCAAGAAGTAAGTTACAGCATCCCAATTGCTTTATCCATCCTCATTTCAGCCGGATGCATTTATTTAACTAAAGTAAAAACAAACAATTTAATGTTTTTCGGAATATTAGATGGGATGTTGATTTTACAGGCAGTATTAATTGTTTGTTGGAATACAATTTCAAGATGAAAATCCGATTAACAATCGCAATTCGCTTCCGTTAATTTTAAATCGTGTAAATTATTGCCATCTTCACCCGCATCAATTTTAAAACTAACTGCTTTGCCGGTTTGTGTTTTGCCTTCTAAAGTATAAGAAGTTACATGGCAATTTCCGGCTTCACATTTTTCATAATTTACATTATTGATATTGAGTAAACTCCGCAAATCATTTTCTTGTATTTCGGCACATTCCATTAAACATTTTGTGCGGTCGTCGATGCTGATTTCCTGTTGTTGCAGGTCTACCAATAATTTGGCATCTAATTGTTGAATTTCCGGTGACGGGCTGTTTTTCCCTTCTTTAGTATTGTTATTTATCGCCGCCGCTCCCAGAAATACAAGGGTAGCTATTCCAAGTATTTGCTCTATCCTTATCTTCCTGTTAAAAACCATACTACCATTATTTGCTCCAAAATTACGACTTTTGCCCAAAATTAAGTCAATGGAAATGATACGTAACGACTGGACGAAAGACGAAGTTGCAGAAATTTTTAATTTGCCGATTATGGAGCTTATGTATCGTGCAAGTGTTGTACACCGAAAGTTTCAGGCGACAGGAGAGGTGCAGGTTTGTACATTATTATCGGTTAAAACAGGTGGTTGCCCCGAAGATTGTGCCTATTGTCCGCAAGCTTCACGTTACCATACAGAGGTGGAAAAACACAATTTGCTGGAATATGATGAAGTGCTTACCAAAGCCTTAATAGCTAAAGAAAACGGCTCAACCCGCTTTTGTATGGGTGCAGCCTGGAGAAATATCAAGGATAATCAGGATTTTGATAATGTGCTGGAAATGGTGAAAGGTGTTTCCAATATTGGTCTTGAGGTATGTTGTACATTGGGCATGTTAACTGAAAATCAGGCGAAAAAATTAAAAGATGCCGGTTTATACGCTTACAACCACAATTTAGATACCGGAGAAGAATTTTATGAAGAAATAATTTCTACCCGCAATTATGGCGACCGCCTTAAAACGATAGAAAATGTTTCGAATGCGGAAATTTCTGTCTGCAGCGGCGGAATTATCGGTTTAGGTGAAAGTTTGGCAGACCGAGTTGATATGTTACACACATTGGCAACCATGAAAAAACATCCTGAATCGGTGCCTGTTAATGCATTGGTTCCGGTTAAAGGAACCCCACTTGAAAATAATACACGTGTTAGTGTTTGGGAGATGATCAGAATGATTGCCACAGCACGTATTATTATGCCAAAAGCAATGGTACGTTTAAGCGCAGGTCGTAATGAGATGAGTGTGGAAGAACAGGCATTGTGTTTTATGGCCGGTGCAAATTCAATTTTTGCAGGTGAAAAATTATTAACTACTCCGAATCCGGATGTGAATGAAGATAAAGCCATGTTCGAATTATTAGGATTAAAACCACGAGCTGCATACAAAGAAGAATTAGTATAATTCGTTGATCGGTGTTAATTTACATGCCATGTTTATCAACGAACGACTAAACGAAGCACTTAAAAAACGGGAAGCTGAAGATGCATTGCGCCAATTACGGGTGAGCAATGGTTTAGTCGATTTTTGTTCCAACGATTATCTTGGTTTTGCTCAAAACGAGCAGATAAAAAATTATTTAGCCGAACAACTTCCGGGTCTTCGTAAAATTGGTTCTACAGGTTCGCGTTTATTAAAAGGCAATTATTCGCTCATTGAGCAGGTGGAAAATCAACTAGCGCAATTTCATGATGCACCGGCAGCTTTATTTTTTAATAGTGGATATGAAGCAAATTCCGGATTAATTGCATCCGTTGTTTCCCGTCACGATACCATTATTTATGATGAATTATGTCATGCCTCATTACGGGAAGGTATTCGTTTATCTGCTGCAACGGCTTATTCATTTTTAC is a window of Bacteroidota bacterium DNA encoding:
- a CDS encoding UbiA family prenyltransferase; amino-acid sequence: MKIRKILKQYLQNIVNWLLYSNLYIGICAMAFTYQGYYLLHLAPQLNLVIVLSGVATMFVYLLIRVVATKRINEYAPEDRWDFFKRNLRAMQVLTVVSLIACIILYFLVPTNVQLILLIPGIISVMYGIPIRFKKGVFRLRDIGISKIFMISFVWGFIGSFLPGSVSGLDVYSEAIYILFIANFLFTFAITIPFDIKDLQIDAQHHVKTIPAIIGKEKSYILAFTALLLSGIFHIYLQNNYLQEVSYSIPIALSILISAGCIYLTKVKTNNLMFFGILDGMLILQAVLIVCWNTISR
- the bioB gene encoding biotin synthase BioB, with translation MEMIRNDWTKDEVAEIFNLPIMELMYRASVVHRKFQATGEVQVCTLLSVKTGGCPEDCAYCPQASRYHTEVEKHNLLEYDEVLTKALIAKENGSTRFCMGAAWRNIKDNQDFDNVLEMVKGVSNIGLEVCCTLGMLTENQAKKLKDAGLYAYNHNLDTGEEFYEEIISTRNYGDRLKTIENVSNAEISVCSGGIIGLGESLADRVDMLHTLATMKKHPESVPVNALVPVKGTPLENNTRVSVWEMIRMIATARIIMPKAMVRLSAGRNEMSVEEQALCFMAGANSIFAGEKLLTTPNPDVNEDKAMFELLGLKPRAAYKEELV